A genomic region of Gadus macrocephalus chromosome 5, ASM3116895v1 contains the following coding sequences:
- the znf292a gene encoding zinc finger protein 292a — translation MAEGETEKEYDTRKTIEGLRERFQNLTATLKESSGSSLEASLHFCQEFCQVLVENAGRWKTDEDPLPLLEVYTVAILSFAKATSCLSSECENVPLLLEKLALSCVELLLLLPQHVPVALWEEFQSSMKLAHSLSQETGHTQLCGLSVMAQQGGVWANATLSSILANGSPQTDHVHEFLELEGPMLLNMRLKHLIKVDSIEKAAVLAKICSEYPGYEGKGNFKQIYLVCICMTKTQEQLTEEITSIDCKDALDMICNLESEGDEKGALCLCTAFLKRQLLQEEVYCAWELTLFWSKLLIRLESSTDVFLEQSKKMTLLCRSVCHILFFIKVIQNEVGEVGLPVCVEMCIQAVKMTTSDHKDSKSTICKTIYCLLPNDLEVKRACQLTEFLLQPTVDSYYSVESLYNEPDQKPEEEGNLPVPNSLRCELLLALKTQWPFDPEFWDWRTLKRNCLALMGEEAAIVSSIDTLNDAEEQEEESALAKAPEYKDLEDFLLNTTNELNEITDEREKNREAKKLREQGFVSARFRNWRAYMQYCVLCDKEFLGHRIVRHAQKHFKDGMYLCPICADSFESREVLEPHVASHVKQSCKERLAAMKAARKVGKPVQSAKSPLKNVKVAVKTNLSPVKIEPSNGNYASIDTQVNPTSLVTQEQGTSETQLSQDCFCPVQNCSKAFKFFRNLMAHVRCHKDDAEAIRFLEIQKQKVVCQYCRRQFVNVKHLNDHLQMHCGIKPYICIQLDCKASFNSNSELLMHRKTHPEFQARCMLPNCGQIFNEAYLLYDHEAQHYLTYTSQTVNCAKVLTSPSQCLSPQGNHGTHDVVNSPPPSNEVLQPPPNVQAAPQDTPKKDEKCSAFVRLERIDTEAYMKDVAMASTSPSKSPLTSPKEPNPLRVKHSIESMLNQDLEAEEPEKCYTPLTNPAPATVDATEQQVQHQQPTIVVEHVENPPVYPVPLTINHVDGPLREDMDNGVTHVFQKVPPQILSPSQIKAENPCSSHGYSPSIPAAAGNEEVMHCCPYKDCTRAYSTNKSLSRHVKKQHPEIFEDWKLAKKYNKVVKITAKKISNMETASPSQSHRSPTPQIPPLCNKAGMQQMDYPLGCSGSPAPCYTGSVDPVPITPMVNPTLYPSWGSPGNSAGLMNSEGAQDWPSSPMSNCFPDVFNVAEYPSRSYPQWQPDLYQTTAPLPADRDHSLAATHSGTMSHVASDSTLMSQYVSSSLMLDNVAQIHNGGQQYVLMQPEASVDRDSRKTNTNMAGQTGHPSSILTVENLPVETYPPPYNPNAAASLPPETKEDLPMKCQTDIPEPEGVPKATSVIPKATTPKVETPALDPIDSTVKVLLSPQSVITADVPFEEELSTVEGEANPSDDKSNDADAPKGKRNRLSKRTKWPAIIKDGKVICRRCFREFTSTKSLGGHLSKRSQCKPLDEVDLTADLPTSFLDFLNDPLVPDTNGAIFNMTNGEFSQESCSLTTLTTPHLIKTEPQNSMIDPSSAPLPSASKELPPGQTNSDPKESIASSQARPRSEDHLMEISKAFQRLDLIEAAQEKLKMEKMALAQHVVIIDSLSDHEKSKTQKEKREEKSREKLPKPFKCDQDDCEFSFMTKEALFKHLAKMHDYTNDKIEELKRTPVKFSPYPCQICPKTFTRTTGLRIHYEKVHRLTKPEMLKLKFSARNRRVFRLAKEDCYSSRTTSAAENTSRTTRSSLGVPGIKQEPLDIAIETQPDHEDNIMMVTAASDSADDGIACEILTVTKLPSPLHYLSDGQNCEMSSSSMPDPAQEEPGKAQANPGPEPNEQHGEASIESNPHEPSDQPSGSKTSPTKEEHHKREKPQKKMGLKMGDLDNAFSPYRPYRCVHEGCNAAFTIQQNLILHYRAMHQASLPLTRAEGDSDKHSVTSGQESVVKDDEVRCQVKDCSRVFMGVPKLVQHYLLLHKFTRDKATAMMSSMNVGTFKCDREECSLPFECADKYIEHIKNFHKEIAISESGSVDTTFKCEYDGCDCVYTTKSNLLRHLIKKHEYVYDPKSSDGRRTKSIGLFGPETSPKEIFESKYKVKKKNLKKKEVNSIDHWSSFGKPALKSHEEASALCTKKSSLQYPCMIMGCDTVERAERSIFKHYTTHGLTERYIEDHRSQFIFCKKYSRSRFKDANKSEGMSTSSSSEVSENEESETEGAKPNGPNADDRLANDYGKSSTDESSESQTSTVTEGNKKGRPRKPAHPTPACTERMQTLRNRLTVSSSRDNSNPGTPSPPEEQCDEGLLPETFKPSELEDSFLKFIETSESTQASKRKLSDKAGVELPAKKPHSVKQKSAQRGKVSDEISDNANAVDFRNPLNLKSVNNVKILVDKTFSDGADLLLKQLQNMRPIVIIKKVVL, via the exons ATggcggagggggagacagagaaggaatATGATACACGGAAAACTATCGAGGGACTCCGAGAACGTTTTCAGAATTTGACCGCAACACTAAAAGAAAGCTCGGGATCGTCGTTGGAGGCCTCTTTGCATTTCTGCCAGGAGTTTTGTCAA GTCTTAGTGGAGAATGCTGGTCGGTGGAAGACGGATGAAGACCCCCTGCCCCTGCTTGAGGTCTACACTGTGGCCATACTCAGCTTCGCAAAGGCCACCTCGTGTCTCTCCTCTGAATGTGAAAATGTGCCACTTCTACTTGAAAAGTTAGCACT GAGTTGTGTGGAGTTGCTACTTTTACTGCCCCAGCACGTCCCTGTTGCCTTATGGGAGGAATTCCAGTCCTCCATGAAG TtggcacacagcctttctcaagAGACGGGTCACACTCAGCTCTGCGGGCTCTCTGTCATGGCTCAGCAGGGTGGCGTGTGGGCCAACGCCACTCTGAGCAGCATCCTGGCCAACGGATCTCCTCAGACTGATCATG TACATGAATTTCTGGAGTTGGAAGGTCCTATGCTGCTCAACATGAGACTAAAGCATCTGATCAAAGTGGACAGTATTGAAAAGGCTGCGGTCCTTGCTAAGATATGCTCAGAGTACCCGGGATATGAAGGAAAAGGGAACTTTAAGCAAATCTACTTGGTTTGCATCTGCATGACGAAAACTCAAGAGCAGCTCACGGAAGAA ATCACATCCATCGACTGTAAAGATGCTCTGGACATGATCTGTAACCTTGAGTCGGAGGGCGACGAGAAGGGAGCCTTGTGTTTATGTACTGCCTTCCTCAAGCGACAGCTTCTCCAAGAAGAGGTTTATTGTGCCTG GGAACTCACGCTGTTCTGGAGTAAGCTGCTGATTCGGCTGGAGTCCTCGACGGATGTTTTTCTGGAGCAGAGCAAGAAGATGACGCTGCTGTGCAGAAGCGTCTGTCACATCCTGTTCTTCATCAAAGTTATACAAAATGAG GTCGGAGAGGTGGGGCTTCCAGTGTGTGTGGAAATGTGCATTCAGGCCGTTAAAATGACGACCAGTGACCATAAGGACAGCAAGTCTACCATCTGCAAAACTATTTACTGCCTCTTGCCAAACGATCTTGAGGTGAAGCGTGCGTGTCAGCTGACTGAGTTCCTCCTCCAGCCGACCGTGGACTCCTACTACTCCGTGGAGTCCTTGTACAACGAGCCGGACCAGaagccagaggaggaggggaacctGCCAGTCCCTAACTCTCTACGCTGTGAGTTACTGCTGGCCTTGAAGACACAGTGGCCTTTTGATCCCGAGTTCTGGGACTGGAGAACATTGAAGCGCAACTGCTTGGCATTGATGGGTGAAGAAGCGGCCATTGTGTCGTCCATAGACACGCTGAACGACGCAGAAGAACAAGAGGAGGAGAGCGCGCTGGCCAAGGCCCCGGAATACAAGGACCTGGAGGACTTTCTGTTGAACACTACAAACGAACTGAATGAGATCACAGATGAAAGGGAGAAGAATAGAGAGGCTAAAAAACTAAGGGAGCAAGGCTTTGTCTCTGCTCGGTTTCGCAATTGGCGAGCGTACATGCAGTACTGTGTTTTATGCGACAAGGAGTTTTTAGGTCACCGTATTGTGCGGCATGCTCAGAAGCATTTTAAAGATGGTATGTATCTGTGCCCGATTTGCGCTGATAGTTTTGAAAGCCGGGAGGTTTTAGAGCCACATGTTGCTTCCCATGTCAAGCAATCTTGTAAAGAGAGACTGGCTGCAATGAAAGCTGCTAGGAAGGTTGGCAAACCAGTTCAGTCTGCTAAAAGTCCGTTAAAAAATGTAAAGGTGGCCGTAAAAACCAACCTCAGCCCTGTCAAAATAGAACCTTCAAACGGCAATTATGCCAGTATTGACACGCAAGTAAATCCAACCAGCCTCGTCACCCAGGAGCAAGGGACGTCCGAAACACAGCTCAGCCAGGATTGTTTCTGTCCAGTTCAAAACTGTTCAAAGGCATTCAAGTTTTTCCGTAATCTCATGGCTCATGTAAGATGCCACAAGGATGATGCAGAAGCAATACGTTTCCTAGAGATACAGAAGCAGAAGGTGGTGTGCCAGTATTGCAGGCGGCAGTTTGTTAACGTTAAACATCTCAATGATCATCTGCAAATGCACTGTGGGATCAAACCATATATCTGCATACAGCTTGATTGCAAAGCTAGTTTTAACTCCAATTCTGAACTGCTCATGCATAGGAAAACGCATCCAGAATTCCAGGCTCGGTGTATGCTCCCTAATTGTGGACAGATTTTTAATGAGGCCTATTTGTTATATGATCATGAGGCCCAGCATTACCTTACATACACGAGCCAGACAGTCAACTGTGCAAAGGTTTTAACCTCGCCGTCCCAATGCCTGTCTCCCCAAGGGAATCATGGTACACATGATGTGGTGAACAGTCCTCCACCATCCAACGAAGTCCTTCAGCCCCCCCCAAACGTTCAGGCCGCCCCCCAGGACACCCCTAAGAAGGATGAGAAGTGCTCTGCCTTCGTCCGCCTGGAACGCATCGACACAGAGGCTTATATGAAGGACGTGGCCATGGCGAGCACCTCACCCTCAAAGTCGCCACTGACCTCGCCCAAGGAGCCTAATCCTTTAAGGGTGAAACACTCCATCGAAAGCATGCTAAATCAGGATCTAGAGGCGGAAGAACCAGAGAAATGCTATACTCCCCTGACAAATCCCGCCCCAGCAACAGTTGATGCAACAGAGCAACAAGTTCAGCATCAGCAACCGACCATAGTAGTTGAGCACGTGGAGAATCCACCAGTTTACCCTGTTCCCCTCACAATAAACCATGTAGATGGTCCGCTGAGAGAAGACATGGATAATGGAGTTACTCATGTCTTTCAGAAAGTGCCACCTCAgattctctctccatctcagaTAAAAGCTGAGAACCCATGCTCCTCACACGGCTATTCTCCGAGCATACCAGCTGCAGCTGGCAATGAGGAGGTCATGCATTGCTGCCCATATAAGGACTGTACACGTGCATACAGCACAAATAAAAGTCTCTCACGGCATGTGAAGAAACAACACCCTGAAATATTTGAAGATTGGAAACTGGCCAAGAAGTACAACAAAGTGGTAAAAATAACTGCAAAGAAAATCTCCAACATGGAAACGGCATCCCCCAGTCAGTCACACAGATCCCCGACTCCACAGATACCACCACTATGCAACAAGGCAGGGATGCAGCAGATGGATTATCCTCTGGGATGTTCAGGCTCACCTGCCCCCTGTTACACTGGCTCAGTGGACCCAGTGCCTATCACTCCAATGGTGAATCCTACCCTCTATCCATCATGGGGAAGCCCAGGGAATTCTGCTGGCCTAATGAATTCAGAAGGAGCCCAGGATTGGCCTTCATCTCCTATGAGTAACTGTTTTCCTGATGTCTTTAATGTGGCTGAATATCCGTCCCGGAGTTACCCTCAGTGGCAACCAGATCTCTATCAAACCACGGCCCCTCTCCCGGCTGACCGAGACCATTCACTGGCAGCTACACACAGTGGAACCATGTCACATGTTGCTTCGGATTCAACTTTGATGTCTCAGTATGTATCTAGCTCACTAATGCTTGACAATGTGGCCCAAATACACAATGGTGGGCAGCAATATGTATTAATGCAGCCGGAGGCCAGTGTTGACAGGGATTCAAGAAAGACGAATACCAATATGGCGGGCCAGACCGGTCACCCCAGTAGCATTTTAACAGTTGAAAACCTTCCGGTTGAAACATACCCCCCTCCATACAATCCGAACGCAGCAGCCAGTCTGCCTCCAGAAACAAAGGAAGACCTCCCAATGAAATGTCAGACAGACATCCCAGAGCCCGAAGGTGTACCGAAAGCCACCTCCGTCATTCCCAAGGCTACGACACCCAAGGTGGAGACGCCTGCTCTTGATCCGATTGACAGCACGGTCAAGGTTCTGCTCAGTCCACAAAGTGTTATTACCGCAGACGTCCCGTTTGAGGAAGAATTGAGTACGGTCGAAGGTGAGGCTAATCCCTCCGATGACAAGAGCAACGATGCTGATGCACCGAAAGGAAAGCGAAACAGACTGAGCAAGAGAACCAAATGGCCGGCGATAATAAAGGACGGTAAAGTCATCTGCAGGAGATGCTTCCGAGAGTTCACAAGCACCAAGTCCCTCGGAGGTCATCTATCAAAGCGGTCTCAATGCAAGCCGTTGGATGAAGTGGATCTAACGGCTGACCTACCCACATCATTCCTAGATTTTCTCAATGACCCTCTCGTCCCCGATACTAATGGAGCAATATTCAACATGACCAATGGAGAGTTCTCACAGGAAAGCTGTAGCTTGACCACTTTGACCACTCCTCACCTGATTAAAACTGAGCCCCAGAATTCAATGATAGACCCCTCTTCTGCTCCGCTTCCTTCGGCCTCCAAGGAGCTCCCGCCCGGTCAGACCAACAGCGATCCGAAGGAGTCCATTGCCTCCTCCCAGGCCAGGCCCCGCAGTGAGGATCACTTGATGGAAATCTCCAAGGCCTTTCAAAGGTTGGATTTAATTGAGGCTGCACAGGAGAAGTTGAAAATGGAAAAAATGGCCTTAGCTCAACATGTCGTCATCATAGACTCCTTATCTGACCATGAAAAAAGTAAGACTCAGAAAGAAAAACGCGAGGAGAAGTCCCGGGAAAAGTTACCCAAACCTTTTAAGTGTGATCAGGATGATTGTGAGTTTTCATTCATGACGAAAGAGGCATTATTCAAACACTTGGCAAAAATGCATGATTACACCAATGATAAGATAGAAGAATTGAAAAGGACTCCAGTGAAGTTTTCGCCATACCCCTGTCAGATTTGCCCTAAAACATTTACCAGAACGACAGGCTTGAGAATCCATTACGAAAAGGTTCATCGCCTAACAAAGCCAGAGATGCTGAAGCTAAAATTCAGTGCACGCAATAGGCGTGTATTCAGACTAGCCAAAGAAGATTGTTATAGCAGCCGTACCACCAGCGCTGCGGAGAATACTAGTCGTACAACGAGATCTTCACTAGGAGTACCTGGCATTAAACAAGAGCCACTTGATATAGCGATTGAAACTCAGCCAGACCATGAAGACAACATCATGATGGTCACGGCAGCATCCGATTCTGCAGACGATGGTATTGCCTGTGAAATATTAACTGTTACAAAGTTGCCATCCCCCCTTCACTATTTGAGCGACGGGCAGAACTGTGAGATGAGCTCCTCATCAATGCCTGACCCGGCTCAAGAGGAACCCGGAAAGGCTCAAGCAAATCCGGGCCCAGAACCAAACGAGCAGCATGGGGAGGCGAGCATAGAGTCGAATCCCCATGAACCATCTGACCAACCGAGTGGTTCAAAAACCTCTCCCACAAAGGAGGAGCACCACAAGAGAGAGAAGCCCCAGAAGAAGATGGGGCTGAAGATGGGCGACCTAGACAACGCCTTCAGCCCTTATAGACCGTATCGCTGTGTTCACGAAGGATGCAACGCTGCGTTTACCATTCAACAGAACCTTATCCTCCATTACAGGGCTATGCATCAGGCCTCCTTGCCCTTGACCAGAGCAGAAGGGGATTCTGATAAACACAGTGTAACGAGCGGACAAGAGAGCGTAGTAAAAGATGATGAAGTCAGATGTCAAGTAAAGGATTGTTCCAGAGTGTTCATGGGAGTCCCTAAGTTAGTGCAGCATTACCTTTTACTTCACAAATTCACGCGTGATAAAGCCACTGCTATGATGTCCAGCATGAACGTAGGAACGTTTAAATGTGATCGGGAGGAGTGCTCTCTACCCTTTGAGTGTGCGGACAAGTACATTGAGCACATCAAAAACTTCCACAAAGAAATCGCAATCTCTGAGAGTGGGTCAGTGGACACGACATTTAAGTGCGAGTATGACGGATGTGATTGTGTCTACACTACAAAGTCCAACCTCCTGCGACATCTGATCAAGAAGCACGAGTACGTCTACGATCCGAAAAGCAGTGATGGTAGGAGAACCAAGTCAATAGGCCTTTTTGGCCCGGAAACCAGCCCGAAAGAAATCTTTGAAAGCAAGTacaaagtaaaaaagaaaaacctaaaaaaaaaagaagtcaaCTCTATAGATCATTGGAGCAGCTTTGGAAAACCTGCTCTCAAATCTCACGAGGAGGCGTCCGCCCTGTGCACCAAGAAGTCCTCCCTGCAGTACCCTTGTATGATAATGGGCTGTGACACCGTGGAGCGGGCCGAGAGGAGCATCTTCAAACATTACACCACTCATGGCCTCACAGAGCGGTACATCGAGGACCATAGGAGCCAGTTTATATTCTGCAAAAAGTATTCCCGTTCCAGGTTCAAAGATGCAAACAAATCTGAAGGCATGTCCACAAGCTCTTCGTCCGAAGTTAGTGAAAACGAAGAGAGTGAAACCGAAGGCGCAAAACCCAACGGCCCGAACGCAGACGACCGATTGGCCAACGACTACGGCAAATCATCCACCGACGAGAGTTCAGAGTCTCAGACTTCCACCGTGACCGAGGGGAATAAGAAAGGCCGTCCTAGGAAGCCTGCTCATCCAACACCAGCTTGCACAGAGCGGATGCAGACCCTCAGAAACCGTCTGACTGTTAGCAGTTCCAGAGATAACTCTAATCCTGGAACTCCCTCGCCCCCAGAGGAGCAGTGTGACGAGGGTCTCCTTCCCGAAACGTTTAAGCCTTCAGAACTCGAAGATTCCTTCTTAAAGTTTATAGAAACCTCAGAGTCAACCCAAGCTTCCAAACGGAAGCTGAGCGATAAAGCCGGTGTTGAACTGCCAGCCAAAAAGCCTCACTCTGTCAAACAAAAGTCTGCTCAAAGGGGGAAAGTCTCAGATGAAATAAGTGACAATGCAAATGCAGTTGACTTCAGAAATCCCCTTAATCTCAAATCAGTTAATAACGTTAAGATTTTAGTGGATAAAACATTTTCAGATGGTGCCGACCTTTTACTCAAGCAGCTACAAAATATGAGACCCATAGTTATCATAAAGAAAGTGGTTTTGTAG